From Topomyia yanbarensis strain Yona2022 chromosome 1, ASM3024719v1, whole genome shotgun sequence, one genomic window encodes:
- the LOC131677210 gene encoding uncharacterized protein LOC131677210 isoform X1 translates to MCYQICVLLMLTACVALVWSNCSIGWGARKPVDYKMHVLHARSGPVAEPINMTLVFDYETNPAENEEMTFSYFLGSLANCVIEIDTKYDAKRRFQVNMSSVVPVTEMYGNVTIFGIRWMNITA, encoded by the exons ATGTGCTATCAAATTTGTGTACTGCTGATGCTGACAGCCTGCGTGGCACTAGTATGGTCCAATTGTTCAATTGGCTGGGGTGCTCGAAAACCCG TTGATTATAAAATGCATGTTCTTCACGCACGAAGCGGACCCGTGGCCGAACCGATCAACATGACGCTGGTGTTTGATTACGAGACCAATCCGGCCGAGAACGAAGAAATGACGTTTTCTTATTTTTTGGGATCATTGGCG AATTGCGTTATCGAGATCGATACTAAATATGACGCTAAGAGAAGATTTCAAGTGAACATGTCCAGCGTAGTACCAGTGACGGAGATGTATGGAAATGTTACCATCTTTGGGATTCGTTGGATGAATATAACAGCATAA
- the LOC131677211 gene encoding uncharacterized protein LOC131677211 yields the protein MKFLLLLSLVDALCGISAASSLQFGSRVTGDKLLYSWWLEAGPYQEAREIMLSFDYRTDDILFGSEHLTMFELTRSDDLIPNYFGSIVLNNTHVYVTPVRRAVTQWGMRGNLYGLDEQPFPG from the exons ATGAAGTTTTTACTTCTGCTATCGTTGGTGGATGCATTATGTGGCATTTCGGCAGCCAGTAGCCTTCAGTTTGGTTCTCGAGTCACAG GTGACAAGTTGCTTTATTCCTGGTGGCTAGAGGCTGGGCCATACCAGGAAGCACGGGAAATTATGCTAAGCTTCGACTACCGGACAGATGATATTTTATTCGGCAGTGAACATTTGACCATGTTCGAGTTGACCAGATCCGACGACCTGATTCCGAATTATTTCGGTTCCATAGTGCTGAATAACACGCATGTGTACGTTACTCCCGTTCGCCGAGCCGTTACCCAGTGGGGTATGCGGGGCAATCTCTACGGTTTGGATGAGCAGCCTTTTCCTGGAtag
- the LOC131677210 gene encoding uncharacterized protein LOC131677210 isoform X2: MVQLFNWLGCSKTRGPVAEPINMTLVFDYETNPAENEEMTFSYFLGSLANCVIEIDTKYDAKRRFQVNMSSVVPVTEMYGNVTIFGIRWMNITA; the protein is encoded by the exons ATGGTCCAATTGTTCAATTGGCTGGGGTGCTCGAAAACCCG CGGACCCGTGGCCGAACCGATCAACATGACGCTGGTGTTTGATTACGAGACCAATCCGGCCGAGAACGAAGAAATGACGTTTTCTTATTTTTTGGGATCATTGGCG AATTGCGTTATCGAGATCGATACTAAATATGACGCTAAGAGAAGATTTCAAGTGAACATGTCCAGCGTAGTACCAGTGACGGAGATGTATGGAAATGTTACCATCTTTGGGATTCGTTGGATGAATATAACAGCATAA